The window GCGGACCGGCCTCATGCTGCGCGTGACGGTGTTCAACGCGGCCGTCCTGCTGGCGGCGATGGCGCTGGGGCTGCGCTGGGGAGCGGCGGGGGTGGCCTGGGGATACTCCGTCGCGTACCTCTGCATCGCGTTTCCCTGCGCGAGCGGCGTGGTGCAGGCGCGGGTGCTGCACGGCACCCTCCGCGAGCTCGCGGCGTGGCTCTGGCGTCCGCTCGCCACCTGCGCCGTCGTCCTGGCGGGCGGATGGGCGGCGCGGGTGTTGGCCGGCTCCACTCCTCCCCTCGCCGGGCTGCTGGCGATCGCGTCGGCGTCGCTGCTCGCGTGGGGGCTGGCCGTGCGCGCGCTGGCGTGGCCGCTGGTGCGGTCGGTCGCCCGCGCACGGGGAGGCCCGTGACGTGCTCGCGCGGCGTATCTCCGCGTACCGGGCTCCTCACTCCACCCGCGGCGAACTCCTTGCTACGCGCTGTCGTACGATGCTGAAACGAGCCCTGCGCAGGATACGCCTCTGGCGCGCCCCCGACTTCGTCACCTGCGAAGGCGTGCGGCTGCCGCCGCCGCACCTGCGCTTCTGCGGCGCGGAGTTCCAGGACGACCGCTACTTCCTGGCCTCGGCGCGAGGAGAGGCGCGCCGCCTGGCAGAGGAAGCGGGTCTCACCTCCCGCAGCCGGGTGCTGGACGTGGGGTGCGGACCGGGACGCCTCGCCATCGGGCTGCTGGACCTTCCGGGCGGTGTCGCGGAGTACCTGGGGCTGGACGTGCACCGGCCCTCCATCGACTGGTGCACGCGCCACCTCGGGCGATCCCACCCGGCGTTCCGCTTCCACCACGTGAACGTGCGCAACGACCGCTACAACCCGGACGGCTCGCAGCAGGCCGGCGCCGTGCGGCTCCCCGCGGAGAGCGCGAGCCACGACATCGCCTACCTGTACTCCGTCTTCTCGCACATGCTTCCAGCGGACGTGGAGGGGTACCTGCACGAGCTCCACCGCGTCCTGGCCCCCGGCGGAACGCTGTTCTTCACCGGCTTCGTGGAGACGGAGGTGCCCGAGGTGAGCGTGAACCCGCCCGGGTACGTGCGCTCGTGGAGCGGACCGCTGCACTGCGTGCGGTACGAGCGCGGATACGTGGAGCGGATGCTCGGCGCCGCCGGATTCGCGATGGAGAAGCTCGCGCACGGCACCGAGACGGACCGGCAGAGCGCCATCTTCGCTCGCCGCACCCCCTGACGCGGATGACCCTGGAACGCGCCTGGAGGCGGGTGATGCGCGACGTCGTACCGGTGTGCGTGAAGTGAAGCGGATCACTCTGCTCGCCTCGGACCTGTCGCAGAACGCCCTCGCCCGGGGGTACCTCCTCGCGGAAATTCTGGCGCGCGACTTCGAGGTCGAGATCGTGGGAACGCGCTTCGGGGATGCGTTGTGGGCGCCGGCCCGGAGCGGTTCGATCCCTATCCACGCCGTTGCGGGGGCTCGCTGGCCGGCGTATGCGCTGCGCATCCGGGAGCTGCTCCAGCGCATCCGCGGCGACGTGGTGTACGCGATCAAGCCGCTCCCTGCCAGCTTCGGAGTCGCGCTGCTGGACCGGGTGCGGAGCGGACGTCCGGTGGTGCTGGACGTGGACGATGACGAGCTCGCCTTCCGCCCGCCCGCCATGCTCCGGCGCCCGCGCGGCTTCGCGGAGAGCGTCGGCCACCCGAACGGCCGCTACTGGGCCGGCCGCGCGATCGGCCGCATCCCCCTTGCGGATGCCGTGACGGTGGCCAGCCGCGGGCTGCAGCGCCGCTTCGGGGGCGTGCTGGTGCCGCACGCCAAGGACACGGAGCGCCTTCGCCCGCGCCCGGAGTGCCGCGACGCCGCGAAGGCCCGGCTGGGCGTGGCGGGGCGGCGGGTGGTGATGTTCATGGGGACTCCGCGTGTCCACAAGGGGATCGAGGACGTGGCCGATGCGGTGCCGCGGCTGAGGAACGATGCCGTGTTCGTGGTAGCCGGCGCCGACCCGGCCGACGGGTACGTGCGGGCGCTGATGGACCGCTTCCCCGCCGTCGTCTTCCATCCGCCGTATGCCCTGGAGGAAGGCCCTTTCCTCCTGCAGGGCGCGGACGCCGTCGTCGTGCCGCAGCGGCTGCGTGCGGAGTCGGCGGTGCAGATGCCGGGGAAGCTGCTGGAGGCCATGGCCATGGCGAAGCCCATCGTCTCCACCGCGGTGTCCGACATCCCTGAAGTGCTGGCGGAGGGGCGCGGCCACGTGGTGCCCCCCGCGGACCCGGCGGCGATCGCGGCGGCGCTGGACCGGATCTTCGACTCCCCGGAAGAGGCGGAGCGGATGGGCCTCCGCGCGCGGCGCTGGTGCGTGGAGAACGCGAGCTACGACAGCACGCGCGAGACGCTCCGCCGCGTGATGACGGATGCGCTCGCGGCGGCGGAGCCGCGCCGGTCCCGATGACGAGAACGACCACGTGGAGCCGCGCCGCCGGATGCGTCCGCCGCCGCCATACCCAGCCGATATGACGATCACCCTCCTCGCACCGCTCGCCGCACTGGCCGCCAGCTTCCTGCTGACGCGCGTCGTGCTCGGCTACGCGATCCGGCGGGCGATCCTGGACTTCCCCAACCACCGCAGCTCGCACGACGCCCCAACCCCTCGCGGAGGGGGGTTGGGAATCGCGTTTCCCGTGCTGGCGGGCACCGCCATCCTGGGCCTCACCGGGTTCATCCCCGGGCACCTCGCCGCCGGCATTCTGGGCGGAACGCTGGTGGCGGCGGTCGGCTGGA of the Longimicrobium sp. genome contains:
- a CDS encoding class I SAM-dependent methyltransferase: MLKRALRRIRLWRAPDFVTCEGVRLPPPHLRFCGAEFQDDRYFLASARGEARRLAEEAGLTSRSRVLDVGCGPGRLAIGLLDLPGGVAEYLGLDVHRPSIDWCTRHLGRSHPAFRFHHVNVRNDRYNPDGSQQAGAVRLPAESASHDIAYLYSVFSHMLPADVEGYLHELHRVLAPGGTLFFTGFVETEVPEVSVNPPGYVRSWSGPLHCVRYERGYVERMLGAAGFAMEKLAHGTETDRQSAIFARRTP
- a CDS encoding glycosyltransferase family 4 protein, whose product is MKRITLLASDLSQNALARGYLLAEILARDFEVEIVGTRFGDALWAPARSGSIPIHAVAGARWPAYALRIRELLQRIRGDVVYAIKPLPASFGVALLDRVRSGRPVVLDVDDDELAFRPPAMLRRPRGFAESVGHPNGRYWAGRAIGRIPLADAVTVASRGLQRRFGGVLVPHAKDTERLRPRPECRDAAKARLGVAGRRVVMFMGTPRVHKGIEDVADAVPRLRNDAVFVVAGADPADGYVRALMDRFPAVVFHPPYALEEGPFLLQGADAVVVPQRLRAESAVQMPGKLLEAMAMAKPIVSTAVSDIPEVLAEGRGHVVPPADPAAIAAALDRIFDSPEEAERMGLRARRWCVENASYDSTRETLRRVMTDALAAAEPRRSR